The Raphanus sativus cultivar WK10039 chromosome 2, ASM80110v3, whole genome shotgun sequence genome includes a region encoding these proteins:
- the LOC108842544 gene encoding aromatic aminotransferase ISS1 isoform X2, producing MGSFGMMLSRRTLGTDVPVMTQIRKLMAELTNPMSLAQGVVHWQPPEKALDKVKDIVWDPLVSSYGPDEGIPELRLALQNKLLHENNLSNSAVMVTAGANQAFVNLVLTLCDPGDSVVMFQPYYFNAYMAFQMTGVTNILVGPGSPDTLYPDADWLERTLSESKPTPKVVTVVNPGNPSGTYVPEPLLNRISQICKDAGCWLIVDNTYEYFMYDGLKHCCVEGDHIVNVFSFSKTYGMMGWRLGYIAYSERLDGFAAELLKIQDNIPICASIISQRLGLYALEEGGAGWVTERVKGLVKNREIVKEALEPLGMENVKGGEGAIYLWAKLPEEHRDDFKVVRWLAHRHGVVVIPGSASGGPGYVRVSFGGLKEEAMRAAAERLRKGLEELVHLGMVE from the exons ATGGGATCGTTCGGGATGATGCTTTCGAGGAGAACATTGGGAACCGATGTCCCTGTCATGACTCAG ATTCGGAAATTGATGGCGGAGTTGACAAACCCCATGTCTCTTGCTCAG GGAGTGGTGCATTGGCAGCCTCCTGAAAAGGCGTTGGATAAGGTGAAGGACATTGTGTGGGATCCTCTAGTCAGTTCCTATGGTCCTGACGAAGGTATTCCCGAGCTTCGGCTCGCTCTCCAGAATAAGCTTCTTCATGAAAACAACCTCTCCAATTCTGCTGTCATGGTTACAGCTGGTGCCAATCAG GCGTTTGTGAATCTTGTTCTTACACTATGCGATCCCGGTGATTCTGTTGTCATGTTCCAGCCCTACTACTTCAATGCCTACATGGCCTTCCAGATGACTGGTGTCACCAACATCCTCGTTGGTCCTGGCTCTCCGGATACTCTCTATCCCGACGCTG ACTGGTTAGAGAGGACGCTCTCTGAGTCTAAACCGACCCCAAAGGTTGTAACAGTTGTGAATCCTGGTAACCCAAGCGGCACCTATGTCCCTGAACCCCTGCTCAACAGGATTTCACAGATATGCAAAGATGCTGGGTGTTGGCTTATTGTTGATAACACTTACGA ATACTTCATGTATGATGGTTTGAAACATTGTTGCGTTGAGGGAGACCACATAGTTAacgtcttctccttctccaaaaCCTATGGCATGATGGGTTGGAGGCTTGGATAT ATAGCTTACTCAGAGAGACTAGATGGGTTTGCGGCAGAGCTATTGAAAATTCAAGACAACATCCCAATCTGTGCATCCATAATATCTCAGCGCCTGGGTTTATACGCGTTAGAGGAAGGTGGTGCAGGGTGGGTAACAGAGCGTGTGAAGGGTCTGGTGAAGAACAGGGAGATTGTTAAAGAGGCCCTTGAGCCGCTGGGTATGGAGAACGTCAAAGGAGGGGAAGGAGCCATTTACCTGTGGGCAAAACTGCCGGAGGAACACAGAGATGATTTCAAGGTGGTGAGGTGGCTGGCTCACCGTCACGGGGTGGTGGTGATCCCGGGGAGCGCAAGCGGTGGCCCGGGGTATGTCAGGGTGTCGTTTGGAGGGTTGAAGGAGGAAGCAATGAGAGCCGCTGCAGAGAGGCTGAGGAAAGGATTAGAGGAGCTGGTTCACCTTGGAATGGTGGAGTGA
- the LOC108832784 gene encoding E3 ubiquitin-protein ligase At1g63170 isoform X1 yields the protein MDVGRNTTQTDQDPLLMEHHITHEHIVDITTNDNDDDSSSSTSSLDDLTPHHHHQLQVQQRISSSNAPPSHQRAADDGRNGSRTTSTSTSSSRRSPLNSGLWISVELVVTVAQIVAAIVVMVLAKDEHPEAPLFTWVVGYTSGCVATLPILYWRFRTYNRGGTGGQERGGATSSSTQGNNNNPSESTPYTPVSADQLPPDEETTTTRNNQVGDSLRTSRLNGLVDHFKMAIDCFFAVWFVVGNVWIFGGHSSPSDSPKLYRLCIAFLTFSCIGYAMPFILCATICCCLPCLISVLGFRENFSQTRGATAEAINALPVYKFKTKSRNDLEFSEEGEGGFLLLGSEKKRLISGEDASCCICLARYGDDEEVRELPCLHVFHVDCVDKWLKINATCPLCKNEVGESSTSSSS from the exons atGGACGTTGGTCGAAATACAACCCAAACTGATCAAGATCCTTTGTTAATGGAACACCACATTACTCACGAGCACATCGTTGACATCACTACCAATGACAATGACGATGACTCTTCTTCATCTACTTCTTCTCTCGATGACCTTACtccacatcatcatcatcagcttcaAGTTCAACAGAGGATATCATCATCTAACGCTCCTCCTTCTCATCAAAGAGCAGCAGATGATGGGAGGAATGGTAGCCGCACTACTAGTACTAGTACTAGTAGTAGTAGAAGGAGTCCATTGAATTCTGGCCTTTGGATTTCTGTTGAGTTAGTTGTCACCGTGGCTCAGATCGTTGCTGCCATTGTTGTTATGGTTCTTGCTAAAGATGAACACCCCGAAGCCCCATTGTTTACATGGGTTGTTGGTTATACATCCGGCTGTGTTGCCACTCTCCCTATCCTCTATTGGCGTTTCCGCACTTATAACCGAGGTGGTACAGGTGGCCAAGAACGTGGTGGTgctacttcttcttctactcAAGGCAATAATAATAACCCTTCAGAGTCCACACCATATACACCCGTCTCTGCGGATCAACTCCCACCGGACGAAGAAACCACCACCACTAGGAACAATCAAGTTGGGGATAGCTTAAGAACAAG CAGATTGAATGGGCTAGTGGACCATTTCAAGATGGCCATTGACTGTTTCTTTGCGGTGTGGTTTGTTGTGGGGAATGTATGGATCTTTGGAGGTCACTCATCTCCTTCTGATTCTCCTAAACTCTACAG GTTATGTATAGCGTTCCTTACTTTCAGCTGCATAGGATACGCAATGCCTTTCATACTGTGCGCAACCATCTGTTGTTGTCTGCCTTGCTTGATCTCTGTTCTCGGTTTTCGGGAAAACTTCTCACAAACTAGAGGAGCCACTGCTGAGGCCATCAACGCACTGCCTGTCTACAAGTTCAAAACTAAAAGCAGAAATGATTTGGAGTTTTCAGAGGAAGGTGAAGGTGGCTTTCTTCTGTTGGGGTCTGAGAAGAAACGTCTTATATCAGGGGAAGATGCT AGCTGTTGCATCTGCTTGGCCAGATATGGAGACGATGAAGAAGTAAGAGAGCTGCCATGCTTACATGTCTTTCATGTAGACTGTGTTGACAAATGGCTTAAAATCAATGCCACTTGCCCTCTCTGTAAAAATGAGGTCGGAGAAAGCAGCACTTCTTCCTCCTCGTAG
- the LOC108836042 gene encoding D-glycerate 3-kinase, chloroplastic has protein sequence MTRGASLIWSSCPWQASLGQQSTTTTTTNNRFYIKAVPFPCHSYNTLNFKRRFLSSSSSSDVVTASYSSPVQGRDSMSGCSWIQDSSMVLDSPLKKCSALPNKTTVDVSSVSDLFEFICSGPLVDKIGITPENVGQSIDKWLLYGSQLCRLFQLNVLMLTVPQKARLYHYYIPVFVWCQDQIALHSSEFKDGDDVPPLVIGFSAPQGCGKTTLVFALDYLFKTTKMKSATISIDDFYLTAQGQAKLREDNPDNALLEYRGNAGSHDLPFSVETIEALTQLTKDGMKMKVPRYDKSAYSGRGDRGDATTWPEVEGPLKVILFEGWMLGFKPLPAEAVKAVDPQLETVNKNLEAYYEAWDKYINAWVVIKIKDPSYVYRWRLQAEIAMRQAGKEGMSDDEVNDFVSRYLPAYKAYLPTLYAEGPSGSEPERVLAIDIDEERNPILAT, from the exons atgacgAGGGGGGCAAGTTTGATATGGTCTTCTTGTCCATGGCAGGCGAGTCTTGGGCAGCaatctactactactactactactaatAATAGATTTTATATCAAAGCCGTTCCCTTTCCTTGTCACTCTTACAatactttaaatttcaaaagacgTTTTctttcatcttcctcctcctccgatgTCGTCACCGCTTCTTACTCCTCCCCGGTTCAAGGCCGTGACTCAATGTCTG GTTGCTCGTGGATTCAAGACAGTTCGATGGTTCTTGATTCGCCCTTGAAGAAATGCTCGGCGTTACCTAACAAAACAACAGTGGATGTCTCTTCAGTGTCTGACCTTTTCGAGTTCATTTGCTCTGGTCCACTCGTAGACAAGATCGGTATCACTCCTGAAAATGTCGGTCAATCCATTGACAAATGGTTACTATACGGCTCCCAGCTCTGCAGACTCTTTCAGCTTAATGTGCTTATGCTCACCGTTCCTCAGAAAGCCAGGCTTTACCATTACTACATCCCCGTCTTTGTTTGGTGCCAAGATCAGATTGCTCTTCATAGCTCCGAGTTTAAAGATGGAGATGATGTGCCTCCACTTGTG ATTGGATTTAGCGCGCCTCAAGGATGTGGCAAGACTACACTTGTCTTTGCCCTTGATTATCTTTTCAAAACTACCAAAAT GAAGTCGGCGACAATATCCATAGACGATTTTTACTTGACTGCACAAGGCCAG GCTAAATTGAGAGAAGATAATCCAGACAATGCACTCCTAGAG TATCGTGGGAATGCAGGAAGCCATGATCTTCCATTCTCTGTGGAAACAATAGAAGCCCTGACTCAACTGACCAAGGACG GCATGAAGATGAAAGTTCCTCGGTACGATAAA TCTGCTTATAGCGGAAGGGGTGACAGAGGCGATGCAACAACATGGCCTGAAGTTGAAGGACCTctaaag GTGATTCTATTTGAGGGATGGATGCTTGGTTTTAAACCCCTTCCTGCTGAAGCCGTTAAAGCAGTGGATCCCCAG CTGGAGACAGTGAATAAGAACCTGGAAGCGTACTACGAGGCATGGGACAAGTACATCAATGCTTGGGTGGTCATCAAAATCAAGGACCCAAGTTATGTTTACCGGTGGCGTCTTCAg GCGGAAATAGCAATGAGACAGGCTGGGAAAGAAGGGATGTCAGATGATGAG GTGAATGACTTTGTGTCGAGGTATTTACCGGCATATAAGGCGTATCTTCCGACGCTTTACGCTGAAGGACCAAGCGGCTCGGAACCTGAGCGTGTCCTTGCCATAGATATCGATGAAGAAAGGAACCCTATACTCGCTACCTAA
- the LOC108842544 gene encoding aromatic aminotransferase ISS1 isoform X1 codes for MSFGQKIPFCALDRSELEMGSFGMMLSRRTLGTDVPVMTQIRKLMAELTNPMSLAQGVVHWQPPEKALDKVKDIVWDPLVSSYGPDEGIPELRLALQNKLLHENNLSNSAVMVTAGANQAFVNLVLTLCDPGDSVVMFQPYYFNAYMAFQMTGVTNILVGPGSPDTLYPDADWLERTLSESKPTPKVVTVVNPGNPSGTYVPEPLLNRISQICKDAGCWLIVDNTYEYFMYDGLKHCCVEGDHIVNVFSFSKTYGMMGWRLGYIAYSERLDGFAAELLKIQDNIPICASIISQRLGLYALEEGGAGWVTERVKGLVKNREIVKEALEPLGMENVKGGEGAIYLWAKLPEEHRDDFKVVRWLAHRHGVVVIPGSASGGPGYVRVSFGGLKEEAMRAAAERLRKGLEELVHLGMVE; via the exons ATGAGTTTTGGTCAAAAGATTCCTTTTTGTGCATTAG ATAGATCAGAGTTGGAAATGGGATCGTTCGGGATGATGCTTTCGAGGAGAACATTGGGAACCGATGTCCCTGTCATGACTCAG ATTCGGAAATTGATGGCGGAGTTGACAAACCCCATGTCTCTTGCTCAG GGAGTGGTGCATTGGCAGCCTCCTGAAAAGGCGTTGGATAAGGTGAAGGACATTGTGTGGGATCCTCTAGTCAGTTCCTATGGTCCTGACGAAGGTATTCCCGAGCTTCGGCTCGCTCTCCAGAATAAGCTTCTTCATGAAAACAACCTCTCCAATTCTGCTGTCATGGTTACAGCTGGTGCCAATCAG GCGTTTGTGAATCTTGTTCTTACACTATGCGATCCCGGTGATTCTGTTGTCATGTTCCAGCCCTACTACTTCAATGCCTACATGGCCTTCCAGATGACTGGTGTCACCAACATCCTCGTTGGTCCTGGCTCTCCGGATACTCTCTATCCCGACGCTG ACTGGTTAGAGAGGACGCTCTCTGAGTCTAAACCGACCCCAAAGGTTGTAACAGTTGTGAATCCTGGTAACCCAAGCGGCACCTATGTCCCTGAACCCCTGCTCAACAGGATTTCACAGATATGCAAAGATGCTGGGTGTTGGCTTATTGTTGATAACACTTACGA ATACTTCATGTATGATGGTTTGAAACATTGTTGCGTTGAGGGAGACCACATAGTTAacgtcttctccttctccaaaaCCTATGGCATGATGGGTTGGAGGCTTGGATAT ATAGCTTACTCAGAGAGACTAGATGGGTTTGCGGCAGAGCTATTGAAAATTCAAGACAACATCCCAATCTGTGCATCCATAATATCTCAGCGCCTGGGTTTATACGCGTTAGAGGAAGGTGGTGCAGGGTGGGTAACAGAGCGTGTGAAGGGTCTGGTGAAGAACAGGGAGATTGTTAAAGAGGCCCTTGAGCCGCTGGGTATGGAGAACGTCAAAGGAGGGGAAGGAGCCATTTACCTGTGGGCAAAACTGCCGGAGGAACACAGAGATGATTTCAAGGTGGTGAGGTGGCTGGCTCACCGTCACGGGGTGGTGGTGATCCCGGGGAGCGCAAGCGGTGGCCCGGGGTATGTCAGGGTGTCGTTTGGAGGGTTGAAGGAGGAAGCAATGAGAGCCGCTGCAGAGAGGCTGAGGAAAGGATTAGAGGAGCTGGTTCACCTTGGAATGGTGGAGTGA
- the LOC108832784 gene encoding E3 ubiquitin-protein ligase At1g63170 isoform X2, whose product MDVGRNTTQTDQDPLLMEHHITHEHIVDITTNDNDDDSSSSTSSLDDLTPHHHHQLQVQQRISSSNAPPSHQRAADDGRNGSRTTSTSTSSSRRSPLNSGLWISVELVVTVAQIVAAIVVMVLAKDEHPEAPLFTWVVGYTSGCVATLPILYWRFRTYNRGGTGGQERGGATSSSTQGNNNNPSESTPYTPVSADQLPPDEETTTTRNNQVGDSLRTRLNGLVDHFKMAIDCFFAVWFVVGNVWIFGGHSSPSDSPKLYRLCIAFLTFSCIGYAMPFILCATICCCLPCLISVLGFRENFSQTRGATAEAINALPVYKFKTKSRNDLEFSEEGEGGFLLLGSEKKRLISGEDASCCICLARYGDDEEVRELPCLHVFHVDCVDKWLKINATCPLCKNEVGESSTSSSS is encoded by the exons atGGACGTTGGTCGAAATACAACCCAAACTGATCAAGATCCTTTGTTAATGGAACACCACATTACTCACGAGCACATCGTTGACATCACTACCAATGACAATGACGATGACTCTTCTTCATCTACTTCTTCTCTCGATGACCTTACtccacatcatcatcatcagcttcaAGTTCAACAGAGGATATCATCATCTAACGCTCCTCCTTCTCATCAAAGAGCAGCAGATGATGGGAGGAATGGTAGCCGCACTACTAGTACTAGTACTAGTAGTAGTAGAAGGAGTCCATTGAATTCTGGCCTTTGGATTTCTGTTGAGTTAGTTGTCACCGTGGCTCAGATCGTTGCTGCCATTGTTGTTATGGTTCTTGCTAAAGATGAACACCCCGAAGCCCCATTGTTTACATGGGTTGTTGGTTATACATCCGGCTGTGTTGCCACTCTCCCTATCCTCTATTGGCGTTTCCGCACTTATAACCGAGGTGGTACAGGTGGCCAAGAACGTGGTGGTgctacttcttcttctactcAAGGCAATAATAATAACCCTTCAGAGTCCACACCATATACACCCGTCTCTGCGGATCAACTCCCACCGGACGAAGAAACCACCACCACTAGGAACAATCAAGTTGGGGATAGCTTAAGAACAAG ATTGAATGGGCTAGTGGACCATTTCAAGATGGCCATTGACTGTTTCTTTGCGGTGTGGTTTGTTGTGGGGAATGTATGGATCTTTGGAGGTCACTCATCTCCTTCTGATTCTCCTAAACTCTACAG GTTATGTATAGCGTTCCTTACTTTCAGCTGCATAGGATACGCAATGCCTTTCATACTGTGCGCAACCATCTGTTGTTGTCTGCCTTGCTTGATCTCTGTTCTCGGTTTTCGGGAAAACTTCTCACAAACTAGAGGAGCCACTGCTGAGGCCATCAACGCACTGCCTGTCTACAAGTTCAAAACTAAAAGCAGAAATGATTTGGAGTTTTCAGAGGAAGGTGAAGGTGGCTTTCTTCTGTTGGGGTCTGAGAAGAAACGTCTTATATCAGGGGAAGATGCT AGCTGTTGCATCTGCTTGGCCAGATATGGAGACGATGAAGAAGTAAGAGAGCTGCCATGCTTACATGTCTTTCATGTAGACTGTGTTGACAAATGGCTTAAAATCAATGCCACTTGCCCTCTCTGTAAAAATGAGGTCGGAGAAAGCAGCACTTCTTCCTCCTCGTAG
- the LOC108842543 gene encoding cyclin-A2-4 has protein sequence MVMEKDVSGNNSTIPLLDRPVTRAFAASSKLITSSSDVAPITLINQGRVNCKRRAFQDDANAPKKKKKKKKRALLLLKDITNVTSCYHHSSFNAPKIQVKQIKKKRAGSSRVAGVSLSRCTATNKEASCSFIEKPSSRLPPRPPGRSTVASSSKLIDIDSDDPLLCSLYAPEIHYNMRVAELKRRPLAGFMQRDVTESMRGILVDWLVEVSEEYTLSSDTLYLTVYLIDWFMHGNNYIERQRLQLLGVTCMLIASKYEEINAPRIEEFCFITDNTYTREDVLEMECQVLKHFSFQIYTPTSKTFLRRFLRAAQSSHLMMASVEMEFLPNYLTELTLIEHQFLKFLPSVIAASAVFLAKWTVNQSSHPWNPTLEHYTTYKASDLKACVEAMQELQLNTKGCPLNSIRTKYRQDKFKSVAVLTSPKIPDGLF, from the exons ATGGTGATGGAGAAAGATGTTTCAGGAAACAACAGCACCATTCCGCTCCTTGATCGTCCTGTAACTCGTGCCTTTGCTGCTTCTTCTAAACTGATTACATCTTCTTCAGATGTGGCTCCCATTACACTGATCAACCAGGGAAGGGTTAACTGTAAAAGAAGAGCCTTCCAGGATGATGCCAATGCacctaagaagaagaagaagaagaagaagcgagctcttcttcttcttaaagaTATCACAAACGTTACCTCCTGCTATCATCATTCTTCCTTCAATGCACCTAAAATTCAG GTGAAGCAGATAAAGAAGAAAAGGGCAGGTTCTTCCAGGGTGGCAGGAGTAAGCTTGTCTCGCTGTACAGCCACAAACAAAGAAGCATCTTGTAGCTTTATCGAAAAGCCGAGTTCCAGGTTGCCTCCTAGACCCCCTGGGAGATCCACTGTGGCAAGTAGCTCAAAATTGATTGACATTGATTCAGATGATCCTTTACTCTGTAGCCTATATGCACCTGAAATCCACTACAACATGCGTGTTGCTGAGCTGAAACGCAGACCACTTGCTGGTTTCATGCAAAGAGATGTGACTGAGAGTATGAGGGGAATTCTGGTTGATTGGCTTGTAGAGGTCTCAGAGGAATACACACTTTCATCTGACACTCTCTACCTAACAGTATATCTCATCGATTGGTTTATGCATGGGAACAACTACATTGAAAGACAAAGACTTCAATTGCTCGGCGTCACTTGTATGCTCATTGCTTC GAAGTACGAGGAAATCAATGCGCCACGCATCGAAGAGTTCTGCTTCATCACTGATAACACTTACACAAGAGAAGACGTCCTGGAAATGGAGTGCCAGGTACTGAAGCATTTTAGCTTTCAGATCTACACTCCCACTTCAAAAACATTTCTCAGGAGGTTTCTCCGAGCAGCTCAATCTTCTCACTTG ATGATGGCAAGTGTGGAAATGGAGTTTCTGCCGAATTATCTGACGGAATTGACGTTAATAGAGCATCAGTTCTTGAAGTTCTTACCTTCGGTGATCGCTGCATCGGCTGTTTTTCTTGCCAAGTGGACAGTGAACCAATCAAGCCACCCTTGG AATCCAACACTGGAGCATTACACAACGTACAAAGCCTCGGATCTGAAAGCATGTGTTGAGGCCATGCAAGAGCTGCAGCTTAACACCAAAGGATGTCCCTTAAACTCTATACGAACCAAGTATAGACAAGACAAG TTTAAATCCGTGGCTGTGCTCACTTCTCCTAAGATACCTGACGGTCTATTCtga
- the LOC108842545 gene encoding katanin p60 ATPase-containing subunit A1: MGSSNNNSLAGLQDHLKLAREYALEGSYDTSVIFFDGALAQINKHLNSIDDPMTRTKWMNVKKAILEETEVVKQLDAERRAFKEAPTGRTRAASPPINSSTKSSFVFQPLDEYPTSSSSSGAPMDDPDVWRPPTRDVSTRRPSRPGAMRKSPQDGAWARGGAPTTRTAPSSRGGRGGKSAAATARSSATAAAGKKGPASKSTKPDSTNGDAEDGKSKRGLYEGPDEDLAAMLERDVLDSTPGVRWDDVAGLSEAKRLLEEAVVLPLWMPEYFQGIRRPWKGVLMFGPPGTGKTLLAKAVATECGTTFFNVSSATLASKWRGESERMVRCLFDLARAYAPSTIFIDEIDSLCNSRGGSGEHESSRRVKSELLVQVDGVSNTATNEDGSRKIVMVLAATNFPWDIDEALRRRLEKRIYIPLPDLESRKALININLRSVEVASDVNIEDVARRTEGYSGDDLTNVCRDASMNGMRRKIAGKTRDEIKNMSKDDISNDPVAMCDFEEAIKKVQPSVCASDIEKHEKWLSEFGSA; the protein is encoded by the exons ATGGGAAGTAGTAATAACAACTCGTTGGCGGGACTACAAGATCACCTGAAATTAGCGAGAGAATACGCACTAGAAGGATCCTACGACACTTCTGTCATCTTCTTCGATGGCGCCCTTGCTCAGATCAACAA GCATTTAAACAGCATTGATGATCCTATGACGCGGACTAAATGGATGAACGTTAAAAAGGCCATCTTGGAAGAGACTGAAGTTGTAAAGCAACTGGATGCAGAGAGGAGAGCTTTTAAGGAAGCTCCCACCGGTCGTACTCGTGCTGCTTCTCCTCCTATCAATAGTAGTACCAAATCTTCCTTTGTCTTTCAGCCCTTGGATGAGTATCCaacttcctcctcctcctccggtgCTCCCATGGATGATCCTGATGTCTGGAGGCCTCCCACCCGTGATGTTTCTACCCGAAGACCCTCCAGGCCTGGTGCTATGAGAAAGTCTCCTCAAGATGGTGCTTGGGCTCGTGGTGGTGCCCCTACTACAAGGACTGCTCCATCTTCCCGAGGTGGAAGAGGCGGTAAGTCTGCTGCTGCAACCGCACGCTCTTCTGCTACTGCTGCTGCTGGAAAGAAAGGACCTGCCTCCAAATCCACCAAGCCAGACTCTACC aATGGCGATGCTGAAGACGGGAAGTCAAAGCGGGGATTGTATGAGGGACCTGATGAGGACCTGGCTGCTATGCTTGAAAGGGATGTGTTGGACTCGACTCCTGGTGTCCGTTGGGATGATGTTGCTGGTTTGTCTGAAGCCAAACGGCTCCTTGAGGAAGCTGTTGTCCTTCCTTTATGGATGCCTGAATACTTTCAG GGTATTCGGAGACCGTGGAAAGGAGTTCTCATGTTTGGTCCTCCTGGGACAGGTAAAACTCTGTTGGCTAAAGCGGTTGCAACAGAGTGTGGTACCACCTTCTTCAACGTCTCTTCTGCTACATTGGCTTCAAAATGGCGAGGAGAGAGTGAGCGGATGGTCAGATGCCTGTTTGATCTTGCAAGGGCATATGCTCCAAGCACGATTTTTATTGACGAGATCGACTCTCTTTGCAATTCTCGGGG GGGTTCTGGAGAGCATGAGTCGTCAAGAAGGGTGAAATCTGAACTCCTAGTCCAAGTAGATGGAGTGAGCAACACAGCGACAAATGAAGATGGAAGTCGCAAAATAGTGATGGTGTTAGCAGCTACCAATTTCCCATGGGACATAGATGAAGCTCTCAG GAGGAGGCTGGAAAAACGTATATACATCCCACTTCCAGATTTAGAAAGTCGCAAGGCTCTTATCAATATCAATCTGAGATCAGTTGAG GTGGCGAGTGATGTGAACATTGAAGATGTGGCTAGGAGAACGGAAGGGTACAGTGGAGACGATCTGACAAACGTGTGTAGGGACGCGTCGATGAACGGGATGAGGCGTAAGATAGCAGGGAAAACGAGGGATGAGATAAAGAACATGTCAAAGGACGATATCTCAAACGATCCTGTGGCAATGTGTGATTTCGAAGAGGCCATTAAGAAAGTGCAACCCAGTGTGTGTGCCTCCGATATCGAGAAACACGAGAAGTGGCTCTCTGAGTTTGGATCTGCTTAA